In one window of Brenneria goodwinii DNA:
- a CDS encoding EAL and HDOD domain-containing protein, translated as MIYSFVARQPIFDRNLNTVAYELLFRNGLNNTFPSVSDEYATTQMISDQFLCTPHSRLVGNYSSFINFPYQMIIQGLADALPREEVVIEILENAEPDDLLLTSIRQLHDDGFRIALDDFSLSPAWDRFIPYINLIKFDVRIKSFSEIDNYIKSHKQKLQHITFLAEKIETYVEFEKYKKQGFELFQGYFYSKPELIQNRRLSLNEVSAFQLMLEVNTEEPDFNKIEIIIKRNLSLSYKIMRYAKNFLYKAVGIHNINRLSLKEIAMYLGKNELRRFVSVACLASKDNIKTPELYHTSLVRGRFCELIAEHFNLHSHSQDAFLCGLFSLLDVILDIPLDELFKQVTISETVIDTLLQHEGALYPFLNLAQLYEQQRWDDANIVIAHLNISEDIVIKMMGDAIQWTDEFQL; from the coding sequence ATGATATATTCATTTGTTGCGCGACAGCCTATTTTTGATCGAAATCTGAATACCGTGGCTTATGAACTGCTTTTCAGAAACGGGCTTAATAATACTTTTCCTTCCGTTTCAGACGAATATGCCACAACGCAAATGATTTCAGATCAGTTTCTATGCACACCGCACTCCCGCCTCGTTGGTAATTATTCTTCTTTTATTAACTTCCCCTACCAAATGATCATCCAAGGCTTGGCGGATGCGCTTCCCCGCGAGGAAGTCGTTATTGAAATACTCGAAAATGCCGAACCTGATGATCTTTTGTTAACATCAATACGACAGTTACATGACGACGGATTCCGCATTGCTCTTGATGATTTTTCTTTAAGCCCCGCATGGGATAGATTTATTCCCTATATTAATCTGATAAAGTTTGATGTCAGAATCAAATCGTTCAGTGAAATAGATAATTATATAAAGTCCCACAAACAAAAACTTCAGCACATTACATTCCTCGCAGAAAAAATCGAAACCTACGTTGAGTTTGAAAAATATAAAAAACAGGGATTCGAACTATTTCAAGGATATTTTTACAGCAAGCCAGAGCTAATACAAAACCGACGACTCTCACTCAATGAAGTTTCAGCATTTCAACTCATGCTTGAGGTAAATACCGAAGAGCCAGACTTTAATAAAATAGAAATAATCATTAAGCGCAATCTATCACTTTCTTATAAAATCATGCGTTATGCCAAAAACTTTTTATATAAAGCAGTCGGCATTCATAACATTAACCGGCTATCTCTCAAAGAAATTGCCATGTATCTTGGTAAAAATGAACTGCGCCGGTTTGTTTCCGTTGCCTGCCTGGCGAGTAAGGATAATATAAAAACGCCGGAGTTGTATCATACCAGCCTGGTCAGAGGGCGATTCTGTGAGCTTATCGCTGAACACTTTAACCTGCATTCGCACTCTCAGGACGCTTTTCTTTGCGGCCTCTTCTCCTTACTTGACGTCATTCTTGATATCCCTCTGGATGAACTTTTTAAACAGGTCACGATATCTGAAACTGTGATAGATACATTACTTCAACATGAAGGGGCGCTCTACCCGTTCTTAAATCTAGCGCAATTATACGAGCAACAACGATGGGATGATGCCAACATCGTTATCGCGCATCTAAATATTTCCGAAGATATCGTGATTAAAATGATGGGTGATGCCATCCAATGGACCGATGAATTTCAGCTATAA
- the umuD gene encoding translesion error-prone DNA polymerase V autoproteolytic subunit: MTSLYSYKQNQIIKLPLFLERVSCGFPSPAQDYVEDSLDLNKLVVKHPSATYFVRVSGDSMIGAGIGDGDLLVVDRSLTAEHGDIVVAAVAGEFTVKELRTRPVLQLIPHNANYAPIVFQAEEELQIFGVVTFTLKANRHVRAG, encoded by the coding sequence ATGACCAGTCTCTATTCATATAAACAAAACCAGATCATTAAGTTACCTCTATTTTTAGAACGCGTTTCATGCGGTTTTCCCAGTCCGGCTCAGGACTATGTCGAAGATAGTCTTGATTTGAACAAACTGGTCGTTAAACATCCAAGCGCCACCTACTTTGTCAGAGTCAGTGGCGATTCAATGATTGGCGCGGGTATCGGCGATGGCGACTTACTGGTGGTCGATCGCTCATTGACCGCAGAACATGGTGATATCGTGGTTGCTGCGGTCGCTGGCGAATTTACCGTGAAAGAACTACGAACCCGACCCGTTCTCCAGCTAATACCGCATAACGCCAATTATGCTCCTATCGTTTTCCAGGCTGAGGAAGAATTGCAGATATTCGGCGTTGTGACATTCACCTTAAAAGCAAACAGACATGTTCGCGCTGGTTGA
- a CDS encoding peptidase: MPSRREFLIMGVCTGALIAINVPVFAKGSTRNATGATAITQVFGDGIRLTGVAVEYDAAINGAELSAASFRVEGRTVTGVFASTSANPADRAAEGRFAIITLSPEDENAALAEKVQSPSTGQAPSSPADGNSPGKKGGGPGNAGDIPVYDTIYKTAAASVVQSAPVAMTNGDVIPASHHAMATTQVENPIVDDFQQLEFHDAKTGKTLRYNLFVPKNYDANTAYPLVLFMHDAGATSDVPRTTLYQGLGAVSWASPEDQAQRPCFVLAPQYAEIIADDDSKTSDMLDTTIDLINALAEQYRIDRNRLYTTGQSGGCMMSIAMDIKYPTFFAASFLVAGQWAPERVKPLATQKLWILVSQDDDKAYPGQNAITAVLEKEGAKVSRAVWDGAWTPEQFRSAFEKIAAENSPINYVTFRKGTVVPANQSSAGASGHRNTWRIAYSIEPIREWIFRQHK; this comes from the coding sequence ATGCCATCACGTCGGGAATTCCTGATCATGGGCGTATGTACCGGAGCACTGATTGCGATCAATGTCCCTGTTTTTGCCAAAGGCAGCACCCGCAATGCAACGGGGGCAACCGCCATCACCCAGGTCTTTGGCGATGGCATTCGATTGACGGGGGTCGCCGTGGAGTACGACGCCGCCATCAACGGCGCGGAATTGTCTGCGGCGAGTTTCCGCGTTGAAGGGCGGACGGTCACCGGCGTATTCGCCAGCACATCGGCCAATCCTGCTGACCGCGCGGCGGAAGGGCGTTTCGCCATCATTACCCTATCGCCGGAGGATGAAAATGCTGCGCTCGCCGAGAAAGTACAATCGCCAAGCACAGGGCAGGCGCCTTCTTCTCCCGCTGACGGGAATAGCCCTGGGAAAAAAGGCGGCGGACCTGGAAATGCCGGGGATATACCGGTTTACGACACGATCTATAAGACCGCCGCCGCCAGCGTCGTTCAGTCCGCCCCCGTTGCGATGACCAACGGCGATGTCATTCCCGCGAGTCATCACGCGATGGCGACAACCCAGGTCGAAAATCCGATCGTCGACGATTTCCAGCAACTGGAGTTTCACGATGCGAAAACGGGCAAGACGCTGCGCTATAACCTGTTCGTGCCGAAAAACTATGATGCAAACACCGCCTATCCGCTGGTGTTGTTTATGCACGATGCCGGCGCAACCAGCGACGTCCCGCGTACTACGCTGTATCAGGGATTGGGCGCGGTGTCTTGGGCAAGCCCCGAAGATCAGGCTCAGCGGCCTTGTTTCGTTTTGGCGCCGCAGTATGCCGAAATCATCGCCGATGACGATTCGAAAACCTCCGATATGCTGGATACCACCATCGACCTGATCAATGCGCTCGCCGAGCAATACCGCATCGATCGCAACCGGCTCTACACCACCGGCCAGTCGGGCGGCTGTATGATGTCGATCGCGATGGATATCAAGTATCCAACATTTTTTGCGGCCTCTTTCCTGGTCGCCGGTCAATGGGCTCCCGAACGGGTGAAACCGCTCGCCACACAGAAACTTTGGATTCTGGTATCGCAAGATGACGACAAAGCCTATCCGGGGCAAAACGCCATTACCGCGGTTCTGGAAAAGGAAGGGGCGAAGGTCAGCCGCGCCGTCTGGGACGGCGCCTGGACGCCGGAACAATTCCGCAGCGCTTTTGAAAAGATCGCGGCCGAGAATAGTCCCATCAATTACGTGACCTTCCGCAAAGGCACCGTCGTCCCGGCGAATCAGTCGAGCGCGGGAGCCAGCGGACACCGGAATACCTGGCGCATCGCCTATAGCATCGAACCCATCCGCGAATGGATCTTCCGGCAGCATAAATAG